The Luteolibacter rhizosphaerae genome window below encodes:
- a CDS encoding DUF1800 family protein, with protein MNPILSRRRRAVLLASLLSAGFSASVLAAPKYESGSLTLSQPNAGTWKAVTFTTAFSSVPVVVLGTPTHADAAGFAARVRNVTATGFEYQIDEWDYLDGVHAQETLNYLAIEAGSHTIDGKVWQAGRTTGVTRTLQTVALGSGFSAAPVVLAQVESTANAKAVTSRVQAVTTSSFQVKAITQEADTAALSSESVAWIAIAPSTGTLDGAGFQAAKTGANVTDAWKTITFGTTLKQPLIFAQSQTNNGADPFVIRRRNLSATGVEIFLQEEQSAGTETAHASGEDVGFLAIGETQGELRSKLQFGELIQEQATAGTWHTVTFPLSYTNPVVVFGPTTQNDSEPVGIRVRNVTATGFEWQLDEWDYQDGAHAQEKVHYIVAEEGRYIVGGLLWQFGRASAVNQAASALTFAEAFAAAPVLLTQTASRNGASAVKSRVSGVTATGFSVRLEEEEGQDQTHVNETVHYLAVQQGNGRLVTPPYLSLNSVLTAADVTDFFKSQSFPRKVADPLLFADAQTRNDTDPVTLRFRNLGASGSDLRLQEESSLSVNLAHTAERIGYLSVAGSLDTDEDGLPDDWEIANGLDPNNPADALLDPDGDGLNHLAEQTHGTNPNVANGAGTITVTTLAADAFEKEGGTASFLVTRSGGVAPATVAFTLSGTAGSGDYAVKDDRGATLAGTLSFAVGETSRTVFIVPVLDALEEYPESLTLTISNGSGYSVGTPKVATVKIKDATDVAANEQLFVAYLTRQGTAQSYGSGVATLFLNGSKTAARVNLSFSGLTSNQVNAYLRYGVTSGVGPELRPTLPIGQVTNETWSISPVGALAGQDLIDGLFQTAGKWVYLNIGTGTYPAGEIAGTFSRQTGSGTFTPPPAPPTPATLTGDALTRDVSRFLTQATFGPTKAEIDALVNSIQTTYAGDRLAAYSAWIDTQFGYDQTRLLDYTEAADAHEWNLRGASPSNFTNNDEPNYHNRRRGWWLISTKARDQLRQRAAFALSEIFVVSEELALLRNKHYGLANYYDQLATRTDGNFRTLLGDVSKSPVLGKYLSHLQNQKKVTDGSGNVLISPDENYAREILQLFSIGLVELHPDGSLKLGSDGLPIATYDNDDITNLARVFTGWSFSKKNGGSGSGYAVQDNTSFFQGNGPAYFQASWTNPLKNFAAYHDTGAKTVLGSNIAAGLGGQADLDAALDIIFAHPNVAPFISRLLIQRLVTSNPSRGYVYRVAQKFGNNGSGTRGALKAVFRAILLDPEARDLSLAQQVGFGKQKEPVIRYIQLLRAFDGKSSLPLSALSSFGYPAGQLDNFPAGTTLYRYPNTDNALGQTPQNAPSVFNWFLPGFNPGGALAEAGLVAPELQLSTETAVIRTTNYANTIIQNNAGQNVNRLVGSTDELEENVKLDRTVYEQLYDARITAGDSVAQASTVVLDQLDLLLTAGNFKAAYASAATPNPRSIVIDTIASLDPATTTAARVKELLYLLATSPEYVNQK; from the coding sequence ATGAATCCCATTCTATCCAGGCGGCGTCGTGCCGTCCTCCTCGCGTCCCTTCTGTCCGCCGGCTTCTCAGCCAGTGTGCTCGCCGCCCCCAAATATGAATCCGGGTCCCTGACCCTATCCCAGCCGAATGCCGGGACATGGAAGGCGGTGACCTTCACCACTGCCTTCTCCTCGGTCCCGGTCGTGGTCCTCGGCACGCCCACCCATGCGGATGCGGCAGGCTTTGCCGCCCGCGTCCGGAATGTCACCGCCACCGGCTTCGAGTACCAGATCGATGAGTGGGACTACCTCGATGGCGTCCATGCTCAGGAGACCCTGAACTATCTGGCGATTGAGGCGGGCAGCCACACCATCGATGGCAAGGTCTGGCAAGCCGGCCGCACCACCGGGGTCACCCGCACCTTGCAGACCGTTGCGCTCGGCAGCGGCTTCAGCGCGGCACCCGTGGTGCTCGCCCAGGTGGAGTCCACCGCGAATGCGAAGGCGGTGACCAGCCGCGTGCAGGCCGTCACCACCTCCAGCTTCCAGGTGAAGGCCATCACTCAGGAAGCGGACACCGCCGCCCTCTCCAGCGAGTCCGTCGCCTGGATTGCCATCGCACCTTCCACCGGCACGCTCGATGGCGCGGGCTTCCAGGCGGCCAAGACCGGTGCGAATGTGACCGATGCTTGGAAGACCATCACCTTCGGCACCACGCTCAAGCAGCCTCTGATCTTCGCGCAGTCGCAGACCAACAACGGCGCCGATCCTTTCGTGATCCGCCGCCGCAATCTCAGCGCCACCGGCGTGGAGATCTTCCTTCAGGAGGAACAATCGGCCGGCACCGAGACCGCTCACGCCAGTGGTGAGGACGTCGGCTTCCTTGCCATCGGGGAGACCCAGGGCGAGCTGCGCTCGAAGCTCCAGTTCGGCGAGCTGATCCAGGAGCAGGCCACGGCCGGGACATGGCACACGGTGACCTTCCCCCTCAGCTACACGAATCCCGTCGTCGTCTTCGGCCCCACCACGCAGAACGATAGCGAGCCCGTCGGCATCCGCGTCCGGAATGTCACCGCCACCGGCTTCGAATGGCAGCTTGATGAATGGGACTACCAGGATGGCGCGCACGCCCAGGAGAAGGTCCACTACATCGTCGCGGAGGAGGGGCGCTACATCGTCGGCGGCCTGCTTTGGCAGTTCGGGCGCGCTTCCGCGGTGAATCAGGCCGCTTCGGCACTCACCTTTGCGGAGGCTTTCGCGGCGGCTCCCGTGTTACTCACGCAGACCGCTTCGCGGAATGGTGCCAGCGCGGTGAAGTCCCGCGTCAGTGGCGTCACCGCCACCGGCTTTTCCGTGCGCTTGGAAGAGGAAGAGGGCCAGGATCAGACCCACGTCAATGAGACCGTCCATTACCTCGCGGTACAGCAGGGGAATGGCCGCTTGGTCACACCGCCGTATCTCTCGCTGAACTCGGTCCTCACCGCGGCGGATGTCACCGACTTCTTCAAGTCGCAGTCCTTCCCCCGCAAGGTGGCGGACCCTCTGCTCTTCGCGGATGCCCAGACCCGCAACGATACGGATCCGGTCACGCTCCGTTTCCGGAACCTCGGCGCGAGTGGCTCGGACCTTCGCTTGCAGGAGGAGAGCTCGCTCAGTGTGAATCTCGCCCACACCGCGGAAAGGATCGGCTATCTCTCGGTCGCCGGTTCCTTGGATACCGATGAGGACGGCCTGCCCGACGATTGGGAAATCGCCAATGGCCTCGACCCGAACAACCCGGCGGATGCCTTGCTCGATCCGGATGGCGATGGCCTCAATCACCTCGCCGAGCAGACCCATGGCACCAATCCGAATGTCGCGAATGGGGCCGGTACCATCACCGTCACGACCTTGGCCGCGGATGCCTTCGAGAAGGAAGGCGGGACCGCCTCCTTCCTCGTCACCCGCAGCGGGGGCGTAGCCCCGGCCACGGTGGCCTTCACCCTGAGCGGCACGGCCGGCTCCGGTGACTATGCCGTGAAGGACGACCGCGGCGCGACGCTTGCAGGCACGCTGTCTTTCGCCGTGGGCGAGACCTCCCGCACCGTCTTCATCGTTCCCGTCCTCGATGCCTTGGAGGAGTATCCGGAGAGCCTGACGCTCACGATCTCGAATGGCTCCGGCTATTCCGTCGGCACGCCCAAGGTGGCCACGGTGAAGATCAAGGACGCCACCGACGTCGCGGCGAATGAGCAGCTCTTCGTGGCTTACCTCACCCGCCAGGGTACGGCTCAGTCCTATGGCTCCGGCGTCGCGACCCTGTTCCTGAATGGCTCGAAGACCGCGGCCCGCGTGAACCTCAGCTTCAGCGGCCTCACTTCGAATCAGGTGAATGCCTACCTCCGCTACGGCGTTACCTCGGGCGTCGGACCGGAACTCCGGCCCACCCTGCCGATCGGCCAAGTCACGAATGAAACCTGGAGCATCAGTCCCGTCGGCGCGCTCGCCGGGCAGGATCTCATCGACGGTCTCTTCCAGACCGCCGGCAAGTGGGTCTACCTGAACATCGGCACCGGCACCTATCCCGCCGGTGAGATCGCGGGCACCTTCTCGCGTCAGACCGGCTCCGGCACCTTCACGCCTCCACCCGCTCCGCCCACCCCGGCGACGCTCACGGGCGATGCCCTGACGCGCGATGTCTCGCGCTTCCTGACGCAGGCGACCTTCGGCCCGACCAAGGCGGAGATCGACGCGCTGGTGAACTCGATCCAGACCACCTACGCGGGGGATCGTCTCGCTGCCTACTCGGCTTGGATCGATACCCAGTTCGGCTACGATCAGACTAGGTTGCTGGACTACACCGAAGCAGCGGATGCCCATGAGTGGAACCTGCGTGGTGCCTCGCCCTCGAACTTCACGAACAACGACGAGCCGAACTACCATAACCGTCGTAGAGGCTGGTGGCTCATCTCGACCAAGGCCCGTGACCAGCTCCGCCAGCGTGCGGCCTTTGCCTTGAGCGAGATCTTCGTCGTCTCGGAGGAACTCGCCCTGTTGCGGAACAAGCACTACGGCCTGGCGAACTACTACGACCAGCTTGCCACCCGCACGGATGGTAACTTCCGCACCCTGCTCGGGGATGTGAGCAAGAGCCCGGTCCTCGGCAAGTACCTCAGCCACCTGCAAAATCAGAAGAAGGTCACTGATGGCAGCGGCAACGTCCTGATCAGCCCGGATGAGAACTACGCCCGCGAGATCCTCCAGCTCTTCTCGATCGGCTTGGTCGAGCTCCATCCCGATGGCTCCTTGAAGCTGGGCAGCGACGGCTTGCCGATCGCGACCTACGACAACGACGACATCACCAACCTCGCCCGTGTCTTCACCGGCTGGAGCTTCAGCAAGAAGAACGGCGGTTCGGGCTCCGGTTACGCCGTGCAGGACAATACGAGCTTCTTCCAAGGGAATGGCCCGGCTTACTTCCAAGCCTCCTGGACCAATCCGCTGAAGAACTTCGCGGCTTATCACGACACCGGCGCGAAGACCGTGCTCGGCAGCAACATCGCTGCCGGTCTCGGCGGTCAGGCGGACCTTGATGCGGCCTTGGACATTATCTTCGCCCATCCGAATGTCGCGCCCTTCATCAGCCGGCTTCTGATCCAGCGCTTGGTGACGTCGAACCCGAGCCGCGGTTACGTCTATCGCGTCGCGCAGAAGTTCGGGAACAACGGCTCCGGCACCCGCGGTGCACTGAAAGCGGTGTTCCGTGCGATCCTGCTCGATCCCGAGGCCCGCGATCTCTCGCTCGCGCAGCAGGTCGGCTTCGGCAAGCAGAAGGAACCGGTCATCCGCTACATCCAGTTGCTGCGCGCCTTCGATGGCAAGTCGTCGCTGCCGCTCTCGGCCTTGAGCTCCTTCGGCTATCCGGCCGGCCAGCTCGATAACTTCCCCGCGGGCACCACGCTCTATCGCTATCCGAACACCGACAACGCGCTCGGCCAGACCCCGCAGAACGCGCCCTCGGTCTTCAACTGGTTCCTGCCCGGATTCAATCCCGGCGGGGCCCTTGCCGAGGCCGGGTTGGTTGCTCCCGAGCTCCAGCTCAGCACGGAGACGGCGGTCATCCGCACCACCAACTACGCGAACACCATCATCCAGAACAATGCCGGTCAGAACGTGAACCGCTTGGTCGGCTCGACCGATGAACTGGAGGAAAACGTGAAGCTCGATCGCACGGTTTACGAGCAGCTCTACGACGCGCGCATCACCGCGGGCGATAGCGTGGCGCAGGCCTCCACCGTGGTGCTCGACCAGCTCGACCTCCTGCTCACCGCCGGAAACTTCAAGGCGGCTTACGCCAGCGCCGCCACGCCGAATCCACGCAGCATCGTGATCGATACGATCGCTTCGCTCGATCCCGCCACCACCACCGCCGCCCGCGTGAAAGAGCTGCTCTACCTGCTCGCCACCTCCCCGGAATACGTCAACCAGAAGTAA
- a CDS encoding sugar phosphate nucleotidyltransferase: MIRKAFLPGAGLGTRLRPLTDLLPKPLVPLFHRPLIEWAMDSCIAAGITDFAINTHHLPEKWTYAESEDLSLIAGNGLAPRRGSFRDHPLHLFHEPVLLETGGGVKNVASWIGSDSVLVHNGDIYSSIPLDRLIAAHEASDCPVTLALRTEGTATHIALNGAGDRVTDIRSKLGISDGTHVFTGIYCFDPELLDLIPPGEKIAVIPAFLELARQGRLGAIILDEGEWRDLGDHESYLAAHREMALAPAIHPQAIIDPAATVWESVVGPASEIGAGATVTGSVIWPGASVPAGETVENRIVHG; encoded by the coding sequence GTGATCCGCAAGGCCTTCCTTCCCGGCGCCGGTCTCGGCACGCGGCTCCGGCCGCTCACCGACCTCCTGCCGAAGCCCCTCGTGCCCCTCTTCCATCGCCCCCTCATCGAGTGGGCCATGGACTCCTGCATCGCGGCCGGCATCACCGACTTCGCCATCAATACCCACCACCTCCCGGAGAAGTGGACTTACGCGGAAAGTGAGGATCTCAGCCTCATCGCCGGGAATGGCCTCGCACCGCGCAGGGGTTCCTTCCGGGACCATCCTCTCCACCTCTTCCACGAGCCTGTGCTGCTGGAGACCGGCGGCGGCGTGAAGAATGTCGCCTCATGGATCGGCAGCGATAGCGTCCTCGTACACAATGGTGACATCTACTCCTCCATTCCGCTGGACCGCCTGATCGCCGCGCACGAGGCCTCGGACTGCCCCGTCACCCTCGCCTTGCGGACCGAGGGCACGGCCACCCACATCGCCCTGAATGGGGCAGGGGACCGCGTCACCGATATCCGCTCCAAGCTCGGCATCTCGGATGGCACCCACGTCTTCACCGGCATCTATTGCTTCGATCCCGAGCTCCTCGATCTCATCCCCCCCGGCGAGAAGATCGCCGTCATCCCCGCCTTCCTTGAGCTCGCCCGTCAGGGACGACTCGGCGCCATCATTCTCGATGAAGGCGAATGGCGCGACCTCGGCGATCACGAGAGCTACCTCGCCGCCCATCGCGAGATGGCTCTCGCTCCCGCAATCCATCCGCAAGCGATCATCGACCCCGCCGCCACCGTGTGGGAAAGCGTCGTCGGCCCGGCATCGGAGATCGGTGCCGGAGCCACCGTGACCGGCTCAGTCATCTGGCCCGGAGCAAGCGTTCCCGCGGGGGAAACCGTCGAGAACCGCATCGTCCACGGTTAA
- a CDS encoding DUF7133 domain-containing protein, whose amino-acid sequence MHRPSIYLLPLAAAGSAMALPQGFEMKEFAGPPNADYPAAITAAANGDVYVSSDQNGSLGHKPKMGRIIRCRDTDGDGKADNFVHFVKDVDSPRGGHLVGDTLYLIHPPFLSSFRDTDGDGEADEKKVLVTGLGGGIEHPRGADHTTNGVRMGIDGWLYISVGDFGTTPAKGTDGSEYTLHGGGVIRVRPDGSQVEPYAVMLRNICDTAISPELDMFSRDNTNDGKGWNTRFHHYTALGDHGYPRLYKNFADEAIKPLADYGGGSGTGALWLSEPGFPPEFTDALFSTDWTTGTVHYHPWKKEGASFKVEQKDFEKLPRATDIDVDGNSKLYLADWRDGGFDYTPDKKVGKIFMVTYPGATPAKYTDVTKAKDDELVKLLASASAVQRLETQREIVKRGKKPPFAEGIFAIAKDSKQTAAVRAAAIFTFKQLYGKGSTKYLSELVADETVREFALRAMTDRKSELEGVDAKTYVTALQDKNPRVVLQALVGLERLKAKDAAPAIFSASSGWREEGFVSPRLEHTAMQVLASLENIPACLKATNDTATRKLAMRALSRIHKMEVVDGLITLVAKSNDYELKFEALAALARLNYTEKKWNFKDWWSTQPDDRGPYYDPVEWDGSGKIRAAIEKGFGSVPQARQNDLLDLLGKNRLPVAQMKLSGADPLLVALESKELNNTQLMLLVDAAKDGKRPFAQRADAYKALSKGGEDLSMPYRLAVLAVWSQEKESTETSGPYVADFVNASVRGEQVRALREIAAKQGDSASRIAWKALLTVLNSPLAKDEAKKRVQQEVDKNPKEVGFFQAIADLKLTGFDKQIEAGINWDSSKIIDAAKAAKTAVAAGGAGGKKVAELAVADVAKTAMDQKGDVATGQRLFTSQGCIACHSIDPKAEQKGPYLGAAGAKFTRDYLVDSILEPNKVVAQGFQTAMFNLKDGTAKMGFVTGEADGIVEIRDIAGQVSKVKREDVKEEVHMPQSMMPPGLAGTLTVEEFTSLIEYLVSLRATGG is encoded by the coding sequence ATGCATCGACCCAGCATCTATCTGCTTCCATTGGCTGCCGCCGGCAGCGCAATGGCCCTGCCGCAAGGCTTCGAAATGAAGGAATTCGCCGGCCCGCCGAATGCGGACTATCCGGCGGCGATCACGGCGGCGGCGAACGGCGACGTGTACGTGTCCTCCGACCAGAACGGCTCGCTGGGCCACAAGCCGAAGATGGGGCGGATTATCCGCTGCCGCGACACGGACGGCGACGGCAAGGCGGACAACTTCGTGCACTTCGTGAAGGATGTGGATAGCCCGCGCGGCGGCCATCTGGTGGGCGATACGCTGTACCTGATCCACCCGCCCTTCCTGAGCAGCTTCCGAGACACGGACGGTGACGGCGAAGCGGACGAGAAGAAGGTGCTGGTGACCGGTCTGGGTGGAGGCATCGAGCACCCGCGCGGTGCCGACCACACGACGAACGGGGTGCGCATGGGAATCGACGGCTGGCTCTACATCTCGGTGGGCGACTTCGGCACGACGCCAGCCAAGGGGACCGACGGCTCCGAGTATACCTTGCACGGCGGCGGGGTGATCCGGGTGCGGCCCGATGGATCGCAGGTGGAGCCCTATGCGGTGATGCTGCGCAACATCTGCGACACGGCGATCTCTCCCGAGCTGGACATGTTCAGCCGGGACAACACGAACGACGGCAAGGGCTGGAACACGCGCTTCCACCACTACACGGCGCTGGGCGACCACGGCTACCCGCGGCTCTACAAGAACTTCGCCGACGAGGCGATCAAGCCGCTGGCCGACTACGGTGGCGGCTCCGGCACGGGCGCGCTGTGGCTGAGCGAGCCGGGCTTCCCGCCGGAATTCACGGACGCGCTTTTCTCGACCGACTGGACCACGGGCACGGTGCACTATCACCCGTGGAAGAAGGAAGGGGCGAGCTTCAAGGTGGAGCAGAAGGATTTCGAGAAACTGCCGCGGGCCACGGACATCGATGTGGACGGGAACTCGAAGCTGTATCTGGCGGACTGGCGCGACGGTGGCTTCGACTACACGCCGGACAAGAAGGTGGGTAAGATTTTCATGGTGACCTATCCGGGTGCCACGCCCGCGAAGTACACCGATGTGACCAAGGCGAAGGATGACGAGCTGGTGAAGCTGCTCGCCTCCGCGAGCGCGGTGCAGCGGCTGGAAACGCAACGCGAGATCGTGAAGCGCGGGAAGAAGCCGCCCTTCGCCGAAGGGATCTTCGCGATCGCGAAGGACAGCAAGCAGACCGCGGCCGTGCGAGCGGCGGCGATCTTCACCTTCAAGCAGCTCTACGGGAAAGGTAGTACCAAGTATCTGTCCGAACTGGTAGCGGATGAGACGGTGCGCGAATTCGCGCTGCGGGCGATGACCGATCGCAAGTCCGAGCTGGAAGGCGTGGATGCGAAAACCTACGTAACGGCGCTACAGGACAAGAACCCCCGCGTGGTGCTGCAAGCACTGGTGGGACTTGAACGCCTGAAGGCCAAGGACGCCGCGCCCGCGATCTTCTCCGCCTCTTCCGGATGGCGCGAGGAAGGCTTCGTCTCGCCGCGGCTGGAGCATACGGCGATGCAGGTGCTGGCCTCGCTGGAGAACATTCCTGCCTGCCTGAAGGCCACCAACGATACGGCGACCCGGAAGCTCGCGATGCGGGCTCTCTCGCGGATCCACAAGATGGAAGTGGTGGACGGCCTGATCACGCTGGTGGCGAAGAGCAACGACTACGAACTGAAGTTCGAAGCGCTGGCGGCGCTGGCGCGGCTGAACTACACGGAGAAGAAGTGGAACTTCAAAGACTGGTGGAGCACCCAACCGGACGACCGCGGACCCTACTACGACCCGGTGGAATGGGATGGCTCCGGCAAGATCCGCGCAGCGATCGAAAAGGGCTTCGGCTCGGTGCCGCAAGCACGCCAGAACGACCTGCTGGACCTGCTCGGCAAGAACCGTCTGCCGGTGGCGCAGATGAAACTCTCTGGCGCGGATCCGCTGCTGGTGGCGCTGGAATCCAAGGAGCTGAACAACACGCAGCTGATGCTACTGGTAGATGCGGCCAAAGACGGGAAGCGCCCGTTCGCGCAACGCGCCGATGCCTACAAGGCACTGAGCAAAGGCGGCGAGGATCTCTCGATGCCCTATCGTCTCGCCGTGCTGGCGGTATGGTCGCAGGAGAAGGAATCCACTGAAACCTCCGGTCCCTATGTGGCCGACTTCGTGAACGCCTCGGTGCGGGGTGAACAGGTCCGTGCGCTGCGCGAGATCGCTGCGAAGCAAGGAGACTCCGCAAGCCGGATCGCGTGGAAGGCGCTGCTGACCGTGCTGAACAGCCCGCTGGCAAAGGACGAGGCGAAGAAGCGGGTGCAACAGGAGGTGGACAAGAACCCGAAGGAGGTGGGCTTCTTCCAAGCGATCGCGGATCTGAAGCTGACCGGCTTCGACAAGCAGATCGAAGCCGGGATCAACTGGGATAGCAGCAAGATCATCGACGCCGCCAAAGCCGCCAAGACCGCGGTGGCCGCGGGAGGAGCCGGGGGCAAGAAGGTGGCCGAGCTGGCGGTGGCGGATGTGGCAAAGACGGCCATGGACCAGAAGGGTGATGTCGCGACGGGCCAGCGTTTGTTCACCTCGCAAGGTTGTATCGCGTGTCACTCGATCGATCCGAAGGCGGAGCAGAAGGGCCCGTATCTGGGCGCTGCGGGAGCGAAGTTCACGCGCGACTATCTGGTCGATTCGATCCTGGAGCCGAACAAGGTGGTGGCCCAAGGATTCCAGACGGCCATGTTCAACCTGAAGGACGGGACGGCGAAGATGGGATTCGTGACGGGCGAGGCGGATGGGATCGTGGAGATCCGGGACATCGCCGGGCAGGTGAGCAAGGTGAAGCGCGAGGACGTGAAGGAAGAAGTCCACATGCCGCAGTCGATGATGCCGCCGGGTCTGGCCGGGACATTGACGGTGGAGGAATTCACCTCGCTGATCGAATACTTGGTCTCGCTGCGGGCGACCGGGGGCTGA
- a CDS encoding BlaI/MecI/CopY family transcriptional regulator, with protein sequence MNAPNISESEWAVMEVLWESSPRTASEVAKVLRGDTGWAENTVRTLLTRLVEKGALQTNEGGAAKLYTPAVKREDCVKAESASFMERIFQGAAKPLLVHFAKNARLTPEEVRELKKILDQSIDKEP encoded by the coding sequence ATGAATGCGCCGAACATATCTGAATCCGAATGGGCCGTGATGGAAGTGCTGTGGGAGTCCTCTCCCCGGACGGCATCGGAGGTGGCGAAGGTGCTCCGCGGCGATACGGGCTGGGCGGAGAACACGGTGAGGACGCTGCTGACGCGGCTGGTGGAGAAGGGCGCGCTGCAGACGAATGAAGGAGGAGCGGCCAAGCTCTACACGCCCGCGGTGAAGCGCGAGGACTGCGTGAAGGCGGAGAGCGCCTCCTTCATGGAACGGATTTTCCAGGGAGCAGCGAAGCCGCTGCTCGTCCACTTCGCAAAGAACGCACGCCTCACTCCGGAAGAGGTGCGCGAGCTGAAGAAGATTCTCGATCAATCCATCGATAAAGAACCCTGA
- a CDS encoding M56 family metallopeptidase yields MNTLDSMFEWVLAATLRASALAVVILGIQFMLRRHLPATWRHALWLPMLLVLVLPMLPQVPFGIMPQREKPEPVAVEAVQTSALPQAKPAVATPAESRQGLTPMVYAGLVWMAGAAVMLGMGVAGYRRNLERMKKAACRQDASLKGLLEESAREAGLRKVPEVLMSSAVESPAVTGLLRPLLLLPAGFPRGFSDAEARLILLHEFTHVKRRDLPVNWLVCVLHSMHWFNPLLWFAFARMREDRELACDAQVLSLGKTDRRADYGHALLKLQLCAPASTLSLGFVGIFERNSNLRTRITDISTHRKSHPGWRAAGIALTGVLTLLGATEAQERKPKDPRQVAIEKKLDAIKIPRVSFKDSSVEEAVDFLRLRANELDPAPKNQAERGVNFVIKAPKDFQVTPVTLELKDVSLRKAIENVAEASGLAMRVDPFAVTLSPRTVADKDAGKLKGEAMEMASHIVIPVLDFESVRLAEAVEFLNGKAAELAEEGKAPVIELSSNANKDAAIKELRLRNIPLSEAVKSISQAAKEPLSANDEVIRFGK; encoded by the coding sequence ATGAACACGCTGGACTCAATGTTTGAATGGGTGCTCGCCGCCACCCTCCGCGCCTCGGCGCTCGCGGTCGTAATCCTCGGGATTCAATTCATGCTGCGCCGCCATCTGCCGGCGACGTGGCGCCATGCACTCTGGCTGCCGATGCTGCTGGTGCTCGTGCTACCGATGTTGCCGCAGGTGCCTTTCGGGATCATGCCCCAGCGTGAGAAGCCGGAGCCTGTGGCTGTGGAGGCGGTGCAAACTTCCGCGCTACCGCAGGCGAAGCCCGCGGTGGCAACACCGGCGGAGAGTCGCCAAGGCCTGACGCCGATGGTCTATGCCGGCCTGGTGTGGATGGCGGGAGCGGCGGTGATGCTGGGGATGGGAGTAGCGGGCTACCGTCGAAACCTGGAGCGGATGAAGAAGGCGGCGTGCCGGCAAGATGCCAGCTTGAAGGGTCTGTTAGAAGAGAGCGCGCGAGAGGCGGGTCTGCGGAAGGTGCCGGAGGTGCTGATGTCATCCGCGGTGGAGAGCCCGGCGGTGACGGGACTGCTGAGGCCGCTACTGCTCTTGCCTGCGGGATTCCCGCGCGGATTCAGCGATGCGGAGGCGAGATTGATCCTGCTCCATGAGTTCACGCACGTGAAGCGGCGCGATCTGCCCGTGAACTGGCTGGTGTGCGTGCTGCACTCGATGCACTGGTTCAACCCGCTGCTGTGGTTTGCCTTTGCACGGATGAGAGAGGACCGCGAGCTGGCTTGCGATGCGCAGGTGCTTTCGCTCGGCAAGACGGACCGGCGTGCCGACTACGGGCATGCGCTGCTGAAGCTGCAGCTCTGCGCTCCGGCCTCGACATTGAGTCTGGGATTCGTGGGGATTTTCGAGCGCAACTCCAACTTGCGCACGCGGATCACCGATATCTCCACGCACCGGAAATCCCATCCGGGATGGCGTGCGGCGGGGATCGCACTGACGGGCGTGCTGACTCTGTTAGGCGCGACCGAAGCGCAGGAGCGCAAGCCGAAGGATCCGCGGCAGGTGGCGATCGAGAAGAAGCTGGATGCGATCAAGATCCCGAGGGTGAGCTTCAAGGATAGCTCTGTGGAAGAGGCGGTGGATTTCCTGAGGCTGCGCGCCAACGAGCTCGATCCGGCGCCGAAGAATCAGGCGGAGCGAGGTGTGAACTTCGTGATCAAGGCGCCGAAGGACTTCCAAGTTACGCCGGTGACGCTGGAGCTGAAGGATGTGTCGCTGCGGAAGGCGATCGAGAACGTGGCGGAGGCATCCGGCCTGGCGATGAGGGTGGATCCCTTCGCGGTGACGCTGTCGCCGAGGACGGTCGCTGACAAAGATGCAGGCAAGCTCAAGGGCGAGGCGATGGAGATGGCATCGCACATCGTGATCCCGGTCCTAGATTTTGAGAGCGTGAGGTTGGCCGAGGCGGTGGAGTTCCTGAACGGGAAGGCCGCAGAATTGGCGGAAGAAGGGAAGGCACCGGTGATCGAGCTGAGTTCGAATGCGAACAAGGATGCAGCGATCAAGGAGCTGAGACTGCGCAACATCCCTTTATCCGAGGCGGTGAAGTCCATCTCGCAGGCGGCGAAGGAACCGCTCTCGGCCAACGACGAGGTGATTCGTTTCGGGAAGTAA